One part of the Magallana gigas chromosome 5, xbMagGiga1.1, whole genome shotgun sequence genome encodes these proteins:
- the LOC105338360 gene encoding calmodulin yields MMSRRARKELVVPEGLSEPDLKEILSAFDALDVNKDGSISKKEMKDAARMTGMNPTDKEVEDWWKAADANGDGNVSLQEYVNIMADNYVTIDLEQERMETAFKVIDKNGDGQISLQEFRAVMTFNNMFSKDEVDKLFKEVDTKGKGYIDYNDFIKNRMYEVLF; encoded by the exons ATGATGAGCCGGAGAGCCCGGAAAGAGCTGGTGGTTCCAGAAGGCCTCTCCGAGCCCGACCTAAAAG AAATCTTATCTGCCTTTGACGCCCTGGATGTTAACAAGGATGGTAGTATATCGAAGAAGGAAATGAAGGATGCAGCCAGGATGACAGGAATGAATCCTACAGACAAGGAGGTCGAGGATTGGTGGAAGGCGGCGGACGCTAACG GAGACGGGAACGTGAGTTTGCAGGAGTACGTCAATATAATGGCGGACAATTACGTCACCATTGATCTGGAACAGGAGAGGATGGAGACAGCGTTTAAGGTGATCGATAAGAATGGGGACGGTCAGATCTCACTGCAGGAGTTCCGGGCCGTGATGACCTTTAACAACATGTTCTCCAAGGACGAGGTGGACAAGTTGTTTAAGGAGGTTGACACGAAGGGCAAGGGCTACATTGACTACAATG ATTTCATCAAAAACCGAATGTACGAAGTCCTATTTTGA
- the LOC105338369 gene encoding calmodulin isoform X3, which translates to MESPSVALTRKRERRKKSVIPFLKKPRKPAGMPEEQFEEIVNTFYLIDSNEDGRLSKKELNDAAFLIGLNPTTKELDAWWKEADINGDGFISLDEYAKVMTSNFVSIDIERERMKAAFNLLDRNNDGRISLSEFRVVMMYNNNEMTEEKVEELFKEVDSSGKGYLDYEDFINSHICSVVFQ; encoded by the exons ATGGAGAGTCCGTCTGTTGCCCTGACTAGAAAACGGGAGAGAAGAAAGAAATCCGTCATACCCTTCTTAAAGAAACCAAGGAAACCTGCCGGTATGCCGGAGGAGCAATTCGAAG AAATTGTGAACACCTTTTACCTGATTGACTCGAATGAAGATGGCCGACTGTCAAAGAAGGAGCTGAATGACGCCGCCTTTCTGATCGGTCTGAATCCTACAACCAAGGAGCTGGACGCCTGGTGGAAGGAGGCCGATATCAACG GGGATGGATTCATCTCATTGGATGAGTATGCCAAGGTCATGACCTCAAATTTCGTGTCAATCGACATCGAGCGGGAACGGATGAAGGCGGCCTTTAATCTTCTGGACCGGAACAACGACGGCCGGATATCGCTAAGCGAGTTCCGGGTCGTCATGATGTACAACAACAACGAGATGACGGAAGAGAAAGTGGAGGAACTGTTCAAAGAGGTGGACTCCTCGGGCAAAGGTTACCTGGATTACGAAG ATTTCATCAACAGTCACATTTGTTCCGTCGTCTTTCAATGA
- the LOC105338369 gene encoding calmodulin isoform X1, which translates to MTDSNMESPSVAQFKKPERNMESPSVALTRKRERRKKSVIPFLKKPRKPAGMPEEQFEEIVNTFYLIDSNEDGRLSKKELNDAAFLIGLNPTTKELDAWWKEADINGDGFISLDEYAKVMTSNFVSIDIERERMKAAFNLLDRNNDGRISLSEFRVVMMYNNNEMTEEKVEELFKEVDSSGKGYLDYEDFINSHICSVVFQ; encoded by the exons ATGACAGATTCTAACATGGAAAGTCCCTCTGTTGCTCAGTTTAAGAAACCAGAGAGAAACATGGAGAGTCCGTCTGTTGCCCTGACTAGAAAACGGGAGAGAAGAAAGAAATCCGTCATACCCTTCTTAAAGAAACCAAGGAAACCTGCCGGTATGCCGGAGGAGCAATTCGAAG AAATTGTGAACACCTTTTACCTGATTGACTCGAATGAAGATGGCCGACTGTCAAAGAAGGAGCTGAATGACGCCGCCTTTCTGATCGGTCTGAATCCTACAACCAAGGAGCTGGACGCCTGGTGGAAGGAGGCCGATATCAACG GGGATGGATTCATCTCATTGGATGAGTATGCCAAGGTCATGACCTCAAATTTCGTGTCAATCGACATCGAGCGGGAACGGATGAAGGCGGCCTTTAATCTTCTGGACCGGAACAACGACGGCCGGATATCGCTAAGCGAGTTCCGGGTCGTCATGATGTACAACAACAACGAGATGACGGAAGAGAAAGTGGAGGAACTGTTCAAAGAGGTGGACTCCTCGGGCAAAGGTTACCTGGATTACGAAG ATTTCATCAACAGTCACATTTGTTCCGTCGTCTTTCAATGA
- the LOC105338369 gene encoding calmodulin isoform X2: MESPSVAQFKKPERNMESPSVALTRKRERRKKSVIPFLKKPRKPAGMPEEQFEEIVNTFYLIDSNEDGRLSKKELNDAAFLIGLNPTTKELDAWWKEADINGDGFISLDEYAKVMTSNFVSIDIERERMKAAFNLLDRNNDGRISLSEFRVVMMYNNNEMTEEKVEELFKEVDSSGKGYLDYEDFINSHICSVVFQ; this comes from the exons ATGGAAAGTCCCTCTGTTGCTCAGTTTAAGAAACCAGAGAGAAACATGGAGAGTCCGTCTGTTGCCCTGACTAGAAAACGGGAGAGAAGAAAGAAATCCGTCATACCCTTCTTAAAGAAACCAAGGAAACCTGCCGGTATGCCGGAGGAGCAATTCGAAG AAATTGTGAACACCTTTTACCTGATTGACTCGAATGAAGATGGCCGACTGTCAAAGAAGGAGCTGAATGACGCCGCCTTTCTGATCGGTCTGAATCCTACAACCAAGGAGCTGGACGCCTGGTGGAAGGAGGCCGATATCAACG GGGATGGATTCATCTCATTGGATGAGTATGCCAAGGTCATGACCTCAAATTTCGTGTCAATCGACATCGAGCGGGAACGGATGAAGGCGGCCTTTAATCTTCTGGACCGGAACAACGACGGCCGGATATCGCTAAGCGAGTTCCGGGTCGTCATGATGTACAACAACAACGAGATGACGGAAGAGAAAGTGGAGGAACTGTTCAAAGAGGTGGACTCCTCGGGCAAAGGTTACCTGGATTACGAAG ATTTCATCAACAGTCACATTTGTTCCGTCGTCTTTCAATGA